The genomic window CACCGTCCGGTTCGGCGGGTAGCCGCCCTCACGCCAGCGCGGCCACCGGGGCCGTGCGGGCCGCCCGCCGCGCGGGCAGGATCGCGGCGATCGCCCCGGCCACGCCGCCGCCCGACACGATCAGCAGCAGCGTGAGCCACGGCAGGGTGCCGAGTTCGAGACCGTCGAACCCGAACACCGACGCCGATCCGGTGATGCCGAAGGCGAGGCCCAGCACGACGCCGAGCACGGACGCGACACCCGCGATGAGCACCGCTTCCCACAGCAGCAGCGATCGCAGGCCCGCACGGGTCAGACCCACCGCCCGCAGCAGGCCGGACTCGCGTCGACGTTCGAGCACCGACAGTGCCATCGTGTTCCCCACACCGATCAGTGCGATCACGACGGCCACCGACAGCAGACCGGCCACGATCATCAGCAGCGTGTCGAGCACGGTGTCCAGCGTCGCGCGCATCACCAGCGAGCCGCCGACCTCACTGCCCGGCGCCGACCGTTCGGCGATCGAGGCGATCTCGTCCTGCACCACACGTTTCTCTTCGTCGGTGAGACCGTCGACCAGCCGGATCCACACCTGGTCGTCGACGACCTGCGGCGACAGCGCCGCCAGCACCCGCCGGTCCGCCAGCGCCTCGGCGCCGCCGGTGGCCGATCCGATCACCGCGTCGGTGCGGCCGACGTTACCGCGCAGCGTCACCGTGTCGCCGAGCTCGAGCCCGAACGCCCGGCGCTCGTCCGGGCCCAGCAGCAACTGGTCCGGCCCGGGCAGGTCGACGTCGGTGCGCAGCGTCGCCCGCACCGCCGCCACGTCCACACCGATCACCGGAAGCGTGTGCCCGTCCGGCAAGGTGATGTCGGCCGTGGCGAGCGCCGCGGCCGCAGCGACCCCGTCGAGGCGCCGGACCCGGTCGACGAGGTCGACCGGCAGCCCGGCCGCGCCGTGCGTGGCGATGCTGACATCGACCGGGAACTGCTCGTCCACCGCGCCCGGCGCACTCGCCTTCGTCACCGCGACGCCGACGACGAGGGTGCTGGTGAGCGTGACACCGATCAGCAGGGCCGTCGCGGTCGCCGCGGTGCGCCGCGGGTTGCGGCCCGCGTTGCCGGCAGCGAGCAGCCCCACCGGGCCGCCGAACCGTCCGACGAACGCGCCCACCGCGGACACCACGGCCGGCACGATGCGCCGGCTCAGCACCACGATCGCGACGAACGTGAGCAGGCCACCGACGCATGCGATCAGCACCTGGCCCGTGGCGACCGCCACCGCGAGGATGCCGACACCCGCGAGCAGTGCGAGCGCCCCGAGGATGCGACGCACCCGCGACACCGCGACGGGTTCGGGCGCCGACTCGAGCGGCTGCAGCGCGGCCAGCGGCGACACCCGGGTCGCGGCCCGGCCGGGCGCCGACGCCGCCACCATCGTCATGACCACACCGACCACCAGGCCCACGAGCACCGTCACCGGTGTCACGCGCACCCCGTGCAGCGGGATCGGCACGTCCACCGCCGTCGCGACCCGGGCGACCGCCCACGCCGCCACGACGCCGACCCCCACCCCGAGCACCGATGCGAGCACGCCGAGACCCGCGGCCTCGACCTGCACGCTGCGCCGCACCTGGGGCGCGGTCGCGCCGACGCAGCGCAGCAGCGCGAGTTCCCGGGTGCGCGCGGCGAGCAGCACCGCGAACGTGTTCGCGATCACCAGTCCCGCGAC from Prescottella sp. R16 includes these protein-coding regions:
- a CDS encoding FtsX-like permease family protein translates to MRGLAWAQMRAHAGRYVASALAVVISVAFIVATLTLNSTLKAGVTDSLAGQYASSDIVVTGDISAATVAAVPGVRAVTEDISTSVKVGRPGEGTSWGSALSLSPDPVLRWQKLVDGRFAQAPGEVAVAAGSGIPLGSELTVTPLADGAAVAATVTVVGTVDLSGTAQQMNGTTVFATTAQLDEWTGGSGGREVRAVGDGTLAPEQLAERVRSALPTEVTVETGARQAELVSQQYLGDSDLLASVLLAFGAIAVVVAGLVIANTFAVLLAARTRELALLRCVGATAPQVRRSVQVEAAGLGVLASVLGVGVGVVAAWAVARVATAVDVPIPLHGVRVTPVTVLVGLVVGVVMTMVAASAPGRAATRVSPLAALQPLESAPEPVAVSRVRRILGALALLAGVGILAVAVATGQVLIACVGGLLTFVAIVVLSRRIVPAVVSAVGAFVGRFGGPVGLLAAGNAGRNPRRTAATATALLIGVTLTSTLVVGVAVTKASAPGAVDEQFPVDVSIATHGAAGLPVDLVDRVRRLDGVAAAAALATADITLPDGHTLPVIGVDVAAVRATLRTDVDLPGPDQLLLGPDERRAFGLELGDTVTLRGNVGRTDAVIGSATGGAEALADRRVLAALSPQVVDDQVWIRLVDGLTDEEKRVVQDEIASIAERSAPGSEVGGSLVMRATLDTVLDTLLMIVAGLLSVAVVIALIGVGNTMALSVLERRRESGLLRAVGLTRAGLRSLLLWEAVLIAGVASVLGVVLGLAFGITGSASVFGFDGLELGTLPWLTLLLIVSGGGVAGAIAAILPARRAARTAPVAALA